The genome window CAGCTAGTGCAATGGGAACCCAGGCTAGTGGCGGAACGGTGCGTAACAGTTGAAAGAGTGGATCCAGCGCTTTGGATAGCGTTCTGTTGGATCCAACCAAAATGCCCAAACCAATACCCACGATTGCGGCAAAGGTGTAACCGATCGCTACTCGCTGCAAGCTAGCCAATATCTGCCAGAACAAGCCTTTATCCGTGTCTCCCCTGTCATAAAAAGGGTAGAGGATTAAAATCCACGTTTCTTGCACTACCCTGATCGGACCCGGTAATGTAGCACCTGGCAACCATGAAAAGAGTTGCCAAACTGCTAAAAAAATAACGATCGCAACCAGGGGAGGCAGCAAGTCATCAAAGCGTTCTTTTAGCTTGAAACGTGCTACTGAAGGATGGTCGAACACGGTTTCTGTAGGGCGCTTGCGGGCGATCGTCATGGCTAGTTTCTCCTAAGAATGTAATGGTGCAACACTCGCCTTCAGATGTATTGCAATACATCTGGCACAGTCTTTGTAGTCAGAAAATCTCTAAGATCGTTTGATCTTCAAGCTATCTAAATAAGCTTGAGGATTTTTGGGATCGAAGGTCGTACCATCAAAAAACTCTTCAACCCCACGAGAGGTGCTGGTTGGAATATCTGCCGTTGCAACTCCCAACTCCTTCGCTGCCTCCCGCCAGATGTCCTCTCGGTTAACTTGCTTAATTAAAGCTGGCGCTTTACTGAGAGTATCCTTCGGCAAAAAGCCCCAACGCACGCTTTCTGTCAGGAACCATAAATCATGGCTCTGATAGGGGTAAGACACACTGCCCTTCTCATCTTTCCAGTACAAGGGAGCCAGTGTTTTGTCATCAACAGTTCGTTCGCCCAGGTTGTATTTGCCCATCAAGGGATCGATCAAGACCGCTTCCGGTATACCGAAGTATTCTCGCTGCGCTAAAATCGCGGCCAATTCCTGGCGGTTATCGAAGTTATCGCACCATTGTTGCGCTTCCATTACCGCTTTCAAGATTGCTTTGGTGGCTTTGGGATTCTGATCAACCCAGTCTTTTCGAATTGCCAAATATTCTTCAGGATGGTTCTTCCAAATCTCACCCGTCAATGCGGCAACGAAGCCAGTCCGATCGGCCACAATTCTCTGGGGCCAGGGGTCACCGGTGCTAAAAGCATCCATTGCCCCTCGTTTCATATCGGCAACGGTTTGAGCCGTTGGCACCGTCAGCAATTCCACTTCTGCATCTGGATCAATGCCATTTCCGGCCAACCAATAGCGAATCCAGAAGTCTTGATTGACTTTGGGAAAGGTGTATGCCGCTTTGAATTTTGATCCTTCTGCCTTTAATTGACTAAAGACTTTAGCTTGATCAGCAATCTTCAAGGACAACCCTTTGCCCAGATGCTTGTTGCCGATGGCAATTCCGTTTCCTTGAGTATTTAATTGCGCCAGTACATACATTGGCACTTTGACATTATCTGTAATAATGCCTTCTGAAATCAGATAGGGCATCGGCATCTGCCACTGTCCGCCATCAACGCCACCGCCACCAGATCCAATCTTCACGTTGTCCCGTGCCGAGCCCCAGTTTGCCTGCTTCGAGATCTGCACCTCAGGCATCCCATACTTGGCAAAGAAGCCTTTTTCCTTAGCCACAATTAGTGGTGCCGCTTCAACAATGGGAAGATAACCCAGTTTTGCCGTTGTTACCTCTGGCACTTCTTCCGGTTGCAAATTCGCCACTGGAACAGCAACGGCAGAACTTGTTCTGCCAGTGAGCGTGTCTGGAGGGTTTCCTAAGCACCCTTTAAGAAATACCGCTCCAGCAGATGCTCCTGCAAGGGTTATGAACCGTCGGCGAGAAACATTGGAAAAATTGGACATAGAATCTCCTAACAGCCTTAATGAAAGGTTGCATCTCAGGCCCACAAACGCGCGGTAGCTTGTGTTTTTGGTGTGGGAATCCGTCACCTAACAGGTCACGTAAATCCTGTAGGCAAGGTCATTATGGATCCAAAAAATTTAAGATGTGGGCTGTGTCAGCGTCGCCTATAGGTAACTTGCGCCAGAATCCCTAGGTTTGCTCCTGAAACCCTTGCTACGAGGGCGTTTGTTGTGTGTTAGATGAAAATCAAATAATAGGTATAAGAATAGATATGAGTAGGCGCCAATCTAGCCAGCATTGGTTGACGCTTGAGTCTGTCAACCCGGCTCCCTGACCTGAAGGCCCATGAGAACCCTCACCAGAACGCTTATTGCTAGGCCCTAGTAACTCAAGGCCCCAGTTTCAAGGACAGTAGCTCAAGCGCTCTGATGACTTCTCCGGTTGCAACCTCTTGCACCTCCAGGCAGCTCTCCCGAGCGGATCTGGTGTTAGCAGGATTACCATCACTGGTTGGGCTGGCGTAAGGCATGAACCCTCGCCGCAAGTACACTCAGTCCTGCAAGATTCAATCCTGCAGCATCAGGCCATATTCAATGCCCTCAACCACAGCCTGATAGGACGCCTCCAAAATGTTGCTTGAAACACCCACCGTTGTCCAACGGTGTCGCCCATCGCTCGATTCCACGAGAACTCGGGTGTGCGCTGCAGTTCCAGCGTGGCTGTCGAGAATACGCACCTTATAATCAGTCAGCTGAAAATCGGCTAGGGCTGGGTAAAAGCTAGTCAGCGCCTTGCGTAGAGCAGTATCTAGGGCCGCTACTGGACCGTTACCTTCAGCGGCTGTCAGGTGTTCTTCGCCTTTGACCCGCACTTTAACCGTAGCCATAGACAGAACTTGAGCATCTGGTTGGGCATAGCTCATCACCTGAAAGCCAGCCACTTCAAAGAAAGGTGGACGCTGGCCCAAAGCCTCCCGCATTAGCAGTTCAAAGCTGGCCTCAGCAGCCTCAAACTGAAAGCCTTCGTGCTCCAGCGCTTTCAGTCGGTTGAGAATGGTGCGACAAGCTGGATCATCTTTGGTCAGTTCAATGCCAAAGGTGCGGGCTTTCGCCAGGACATTGCTCAAACCGGCCTGGTCAGAAATAACAATCCGCCGCGAATTGCCAACTTGTTCAGGCGCGATGTGTTCGTAGGTCAATGGATTGCGTTCGACGGCACTGACATGAATGCCTCCCTTGTGTGCAAAAGCTGAGGTGCCCACAAAAGGAGCGTGATCATCGGGAGCCAAGTTGGCAATCTCACTGATCACGCGGCTGGATTCTGTCAGGCGAGCCAATTGTTCCGTTGTCAGGCAGCGATAGCCCAGTTTGAGCTGCAAATTTGGAATCAGTGTGCAGAGATTAGCATTGCCGCAACGTTCGCCGTAGCCATTGATCGTACCTTGAACCATCGTGGCTCCCTCAGCAACAGCACTGAGGGCATTGGCAACGGCCGTACCGGAATCGTTGTGCGTGTGGATGCCCAGACGAGGGGGCGAAGCCAGATTCGAAGCTCGGTTCAGATTGGCTAACCAGTCGCGGACCTCTTGCACCACGGTTTGAATAGTCTGGGGCAAAGTGCCGCCGTTGGTATCACACAGAACTAACCATTCTGCGCCCGCATACACCGCTGTCTGAAGCGTCTCTAAGGCATAGGCACGGTTGTAGTGGTAAGCATCGAACCAGTGCTCTGCGTCGTATATCAGGCGGCGACCCTGACTGCGCAGATAGAGCAGCGTATCGCGGATCATTGCCAGGTTCTCGCCCAGAGTGGTACGCAAGCCCTCAGTTACGTGCAAGTCCCAAGATTTGCCAAAAATCGTGACCCAACGCGTACCAGCCTCCAGAATCGGAGCAAAAAGTTTGTCATCAGCTGCTGAAATGCCAGGGCGACGGGTTGAGCAGAAAGCCACAATTTCTGCCTGAGTTAAGGGGACTTCTTTCAGACGCAAAAAAAACTCAACATCTTTCGGATTTGCGCCTGGCCAGCCCCCTTCAATAAAGGGAATTCCCAAATGGTCAAGTTGTTGTGCAATTCGGAGCTTGTCTTCAATCGAGAGCGAAAGCCCTTCACGCTGGGCACCATCCCTCAAGGTGGTGTCGTAGATCAAAACCGCAGCTTGTGACAAGTCATCAGACGAATTGAGAGCAACCATTACACTGGCTTCACGCGCTAGACAGATCTAAAGTTTATTAGATGGACCCTAAACTACAGAGGCACCCCACAATTGCTGGAGCAGCTTGTCCATAAGTCGTCACCTTGTGTTGGGAGCAGACAGTCTATGCCGAAGGTAACAGCTCAAAGGAAAACCTTTGCCTGTGCAGTTGGGGCTGATTTAGACCCTTGGGTCTGGACTGTTGATGTAAGCCTCCAGAGTTGCTAGTTATGGTGCAAAGTTTTGATGAATCAGAACGCGCAACCGGGCAGCCGCACACGGGTCTGGAGTATTTAACTGAACCCGACTCAAGTGCCGAGCTGGAAGATTTAGCGCTTAACCCGGCCTTTGACTCGCCTCCGGTCGAACCAGTTGGTACTTCTACGGCTGAAAGCCCTGAAAGCTCAGGCGAAATCACCGGTTTAGAAGGCATTACCGAAATTAACTTAGACAATTTAGATCCCGCGGCTGACCCCTCAGCAGGAAATATGATTCCTGCCGAACCTCCAGCCACTAGTCCCTCTGTGATTGCGGCAGCTTCACAAGCTGAGGTTTCATCAGCTGAAGTTTCACCAGATGCGGCTTCACCAGGTGTAGTTCCACTAGGTTCTAATTTTTCTGAATCGATAGCTCCGGCCCCAGATCCGCTACCAATCGACTCAGAAAAAGAGGTCAGTCCCAGTCAACCTGCGCCAACGCTTAGCCCGGATGCAGCATCAGCAGCTCAACCCATTGGGTTGCAGCCCGAAGCTCAGTCCCTGCCCACTCCGGAGCCTACGATTCAATCGGTAGACACTGCAACGCCAGCAGCTGTCCCTGTAGAACCCATTCAAGAGCAGGCAGCCATCCCTGTAGAACCTGTTCAGGAGCAAGAGCAAGCAGTCACACCATCAGCACCACTACCAGATCCAGAGGTCACGCCTGTAGAACCAGCTCAGGTGCAAAGCGGTGGCAATACCGTGATCCAGTCGGGTCAGCCCACCCTGTTGCAACCTGAATTGCAATCTGAAGCCCAGGCATCAGTACCCGCTCCAGCCCCAGAAGCGCCAGAAGCGCCAGAAACCTCACCAGAATTAGAAGCTGTCGATTCAGTCCGACCCGCTCCCTCAGACTCAGACACGCCCCCTGCTCGGATCGTCCCCATTCCCGCTGAAAGGGTGGAGGACCAAGGACCAGACCTGCCGCCTGCTTCTGCTAATGGAACTGGAGTTGTCTGGAGCAACGAGAATCCTAATTTCCATCGGATGGAAGTAGAAGGGCAGCCCTCCGGCCCATTGAACGGACAAATAAGCAATGGACTAGGACCTGCGCCGTTGCAACCTCCTGCTCCGCCTCCAACTGTACAGACCATGCAGGTGAAGCAGCCTCCACCAGTGATACCAGGGAGACCAGCCGCTACAGTCTTACCCGACTCAGAGCAACGGGATCCGCGCTACGAAGCTGCAAGCGCCCGACAAAGCCAGCAAATCTTTATTACCTTCATAGTGCTGGCGGTTGGTTTACTGCTGGGCTTTCTGGCGAACCCCTTTCAGAATCGGAATAACCGTTCTATTCCACCAGAGACTGTGAATCAGGGCCCTTAATCGGGTTTCCTTAAGAAATTACCAGAGATCGTTCTGTAGAAATTGCCGTGAGGAGTTGACTTTGTATGGGCTGGCTGTTGAGAATTCTGCTGTTTCCGCTGCTATTTCTTCTGAGCTTTGCTGCGGGTGGTGCGTTGCGCTTGACCGCTCAGAATCCCAATGGGCAAACCCCAAGGGCTAGCCAAGCACCGCGCTCAGTTCCAAACGCTCAGACACCGGGAGTTGCCGTCTCAGCGCCCAATACGGCTTCAGGCCGCAATACAGCCTCAGGTTCTAATACAGCTTCAGGCCGCAACACGACTTCAGGTCCCAATACAGCTTCAGGCCGAAGCCTAGAGTCGGGAAGCGGTACCTCAGCGGCTGGCACCTCTGCTGCCCCTCCTGCTGGTTGGTAACTGGTCGCAAAAAGCATCGAACCGGATGAAGTGAAGATGTCCCGTCAGATGTCGAGTAGCTCTGATTCGCTAACCCGTTGCTGGACTGTCTTGTCTAGTGGAGCCCTGCTGCTGATTGCCTTGGTCAACCTTCAGCCAAGGATCAAGGTTGACCAGAGGGCTCCATTGCAGAATGTTAAAACTCAGACTCAGTTGATCACCACAACCGAGCCGGCCTCTAGTTTCCAATGGCCTTTCTCAAGTCTTTGGCCTGCGCCGAAACGTCGTTTGGAGGTAAATCTGAGCCAGCGCCAAGTTCAACTGCTCGAGGGAGACCGGGTTGTTGCAACCTATGCAGTAGCAGTGGGTATGGAGGGATGGGAGACCCCGGCTGGGGAGTTCAAAATTACCCAAATGACGCAGAATCCCGGCTGGCGACATCCTTTTACCCAAACGATTGTGCCTCCCGGTAGCCCAGAAAATCCGTTAGGGCTTTACTGGATTGGCTTCAAAACGGATGGGCCTTTGTGGATTGGTTTTCATGGTACTAATCAACCTGATTCAATTGGTCATGCTGTTTCCCACGGCTGCCTCAGAATGCGCAATGA of Leptolyngbya sp. FACHB-261 contains these proteins:
- a CDS encoding CmpA/NrtA family ABC transporter substrate-binding protein, producing MSNFSNVSRRRFITLAGASAGAVFLKGCLGNPPDTLTGRTSSAVAVPVANLQPEEVPEVTTAKLGYLPIVEAAPLIVAKEKGFFAKYGMPEVQISKQANWGSARDNVKIGSGGGGVDGGQWQMPMPYLISEGIITDNVKVPMYVLAQLNTQGNGIAIGNKHLGKGLSLKIADQAKVFSQLKAEGSKFKAAYTFPKVNQDFWIRYWLAGNGIDPDAEVELLTVPTAQTVADMKRGAMDAFSTGDPWPQRIVADRTGFVAALTGEIWKNHPEEYLAIRKDWVDQNPKATKAILKAVMEAQQWCDNFDNRQELAAILAQREYFGIPEAVLIDPLMGKYNLGERTVDDKTLAPLYWKDEKGSVSYPYQSHDLWFLTESVRWGFLPKDTLSKAPALIKQVNREDIWREAAKELGVATADIPTSTSRGVEEFFDGTTFDPKNPQAYLDSLKIKRS
- a CDS encoding L,D-transpeptidase, which codes for MSRQMSSSSDSLTRCWTVLSSGALLLIALVNLQPRIKVDQRAPLQNVKTQTQLITTTEPASSFQWPFSSLWPAPKRRLEVNLSQRQVQLLEGDRVVATYAVAVGMEGWETPAGEFKITQMTQNPGWRHPFTQTIVPPGSPENPLGLYWIGFKTDGPLWIGFHGTNQPDSIGHAVSHGCLRMRNEDISAMYREVRIGTPVIVRL
- the ntrB gene encoding nitrate ABC transporter permease, with translation MTIARKRPTETVFDHPSVARFKLKERFDDLLPPLVAIVIFLAVWQLFSWLPGATLPGPIRVVQETWILILYPFYDRGDTDKGLFWQILASLQRVAIGYTFAAIVGIGLGILVGSNRTLSKALDPLFQLLRTVPPLAWVPIALAALQQNQPAALFVIFITAVWPILINTAVGVQQIPQDYNNVARVLQLSRKKYFFKVLFPAALPYIFTGLRIAIGLAWLAIIAAEIVMSGIVGIGFFIWNAYQNSQVSEIILALVYIGVVGLLLDKFMAWLQTVILPEGQR
- the cimA gene encoding citramalate synthase; the encoded protein is MVALNSSDDLSQAAVLIYDTTLRDGAQREGLSLSIEDKLRIAQQLDHLGIPFIEGGWPGANPKDVEFFLRLKEVPLTQAEIVAFCSTRRPGISAADDKLFAPILEAGTRWVTIFGKSWDLHVTEGLRTTLGENLAMIRDTLLYLRSQGRRLIYDAEHWFDAYHYNRAYALETLQTAVYAGAEWLVLCDTNGGTLPQTIQTVVQEVRDWLANLNRASNLASPPRLGIHTHNDSGTAVANALSAVAEGATMVQGTINGYGERCGNANLCTLIPNLQLKLGYRCLTTEQLARLTESSRVISEIANLAPDDHAPFVGTSAFAHKGGIHVSAVERNPLTYEHIAPEQVGNSRRIVISDQAGLSNVLAKARTFGIELTKDDPACRTILNRLKALEHEGFQFEAAEASFELLMREALGQRPPFFEVAGFQVMSYAQPDAQVLSMATVKVRVKGEEHLTAAEGNGPVAALDTALRKALTSFYPALADFQLTDYKVRILDSHAGTAAHTRVLVESSDGRHRWTTVGVSSNILEASYQAVVEGIEYGLMLQD